A stretch of DNA from Sylvia atricapilla isolate bSylAtr1 chromosome 3, bSylAtr1.pri, whole genome shotgun sequence:
GTTCTACTCATTAGACTTCATTGCCAGTTAATTTTTGTCTCTATAGTAACCAAAACTACTTGGAAAGAAGCAGCTTTTACTAAAGCTTCACAAACTGTTTAAGTTGTGAGTGACTCTTGAAATTAATTCTAGTTTTCCTAAAATCTTTGTGAGTGTCTTTAAATGGTGTTTCTTCTGTTTGTAACTGTGAGATGGGATCTGATACGTGTTTGTCTTTACAGTGACCCAGCAATGAAACAGTTTCTGCTCTACTTGGATGAATCAAATGCTTTGGGAAAGAAGTTCATCATACAAGACCTGGATGAAACTCATGTCTTTGTATTAGCTGAGTTGGTCAACTTCCTCCAGGAGAGAGTGGGCGAGTTAATGGACCAGAACTCGTTTCCTATTACTCAGAAGTGagaaaaaccagagaaatgAGATGGCTGCAAGTTTTGCAACAGTGAATTTCAATAGTCTGGGTTGTTACTGTTTTAATAGATAATACTGTAGTATGTAAGTTCTACACAGAAGTTGCTACTATAGGAAATGCATCATTTTCATAGGCAAAGTAGACTTGAATtggattttgtttctcattttgaaaGTATGTGGTATCtttattaaaatgcttaaaattatACACTTGAGGAGTTCCCTTGAAAATTTTTGATGCATGCTCTCTGGTTTTCCTTTAGGCTTTCATCTTGCAAGGTGATATGACCCAAAAAGTAGAGCAGTGTTTCTCTATTGAATTGCTGTATGAGGTCCTCTGACGTGTTGTGTTCCTGTTTGTGATTGAATGGGATTATAGTGTGACTGATAGAAAGTAAAGAATGTCTGTTCAAGTATGATCTGTGCTTGATGGAACATCTCTCTCCATTGGAGGCATGGTCAGATACTGCTCTGACTTGATGGGTTTTTTACAGCAAGATGAGAATTGGTGTGAGTGTTTTGTTATGTTGTTTGGGGTTGAGATTGTTGCGGGGTTTTTTGTTAAAACATGTTACAAATGCCCTGTACTTCTTGCCTGCTTTTACCAAGGCTTTGCTGTCCGAGTTGTTCTGAGACTGGGGAATGGTGGTGAGAGTTTGGAGGGGAAGGATGGATATGGGGGATTGGGACAGCAAAATCCATTGCCCTAGATCATCGTAAATAAAAAGGGTAACAGAAATGGGAGACCAGTCCCATTCATTATAGGTATAATTGCTTGTATTTTTTCGCTGAAGCTGGTAGTCACAATAAGTTACATGATCAGACTCCCATGCTCTACCTAACAAACAAGAAAGCTGGGTTTGAATTTttggtaactttttttttttttcagattagtTCTTTCTCCCCTATTGTCTttaactgcaaagaaaaaactttGTAGTGTTATGGTTtggttgttgtgggttttttacaCTCTGTTGTTAACTTTAGCTCAGACACTGGCTTGATTTTCAGACCTACTCATGTACATCACATAGATGCCatcatttttgtctttgaaaaaaagaacaagtatAAAGAGAAAGACTTTTGTAAGGAACAGTTTTCCTTACTGACTCTCCCACTACTGCTTGCTTCTCATGTCCAGCAGATATCAGATTAATTGGTGGGTTTGTCCTTGTTCAGATTGGttatttggtttgctttttttttctctcaggaaTAGGGAATCTTCAGGAGAAAGTTTCACTCCATGTTTTAAATCAAAAAGCTGTCCAAAGAAAGTTCTGTAGAATTGTGTTTATTCAGGCTCATGTGGATGAGCAAATAGCCCTGTAAAATTTAATGTCCTGTCTTTTCTGGtaccttcccttttccctgactGTATAGAAAAATGAGTTTTGGTCCGAGTTGTTTAATCTCTTTCTTTCACAACTGGGTGCTTCCCTGGTCATGTAGATTAAGAACCAGCTACATGTCTTTACCTGAAGTAAGAAGTTTAAATCTTAATTAAGAATTGTGATGGTTCCTTACCTCTTTCTTGAGATTGATCTCAAGAGACTGATCAAACATTGACCTCATAACTGTTATTTTGTGGAAGATTATTTGGTGCTCATTTACTGGAGAAATAATCAGTTTTAACATGGCATAACTTACTACAATTTATTTAGAAGTGTCTGCCTACTTTCTTTGGAATCCTAGTTTATTTTCCATCCAGATTCTGCTGAAAGGTAAATCATCCATTGCTCTCTCTTCAAATGACAGCATTTGAAAAGTCATGTTTGGAATTCTACATGTTAGGCTTCTCTGTATTTACCTTGTCTAGTGCTCCATTTCTAttgtgattttccttttcagtctATAATAAACTTCTTGCAGTTCTtatatttttctcctggttAATTGtacagctttgctgctgcattCCCTGTATTTTAGCTTGTATTTACAACTGATAAATGGCTTATGTAGTACAGAGGGATAGAAGTTCCAAACTGTATAAACTGAACAGTTGGGCATGCATTCTCTTACTCTCTGCTCtcaatttgggttttttttgcgCAAAGAAGTTCATGGACCTCTAAACTTCTAAACCTCTAAACTTCAGTGAATTCTTTTGATCCTTCCTGTACCCTAACAAGGTGTAACCAATTTTGTGCTGGAAGAATAAACAAAAGATGTAAAGATGTAAATTGATATATGTAGTCTAAGGAGCCAAGTTCACTGTAGTTCTTAGGGAAAAAAGGGATCTTGAATCAGGCAGTATGGTAAAGGAAATCCAAGGAGGAGACTTAGAACTTGAGTATGTGTATGAATTTAAAAAGCCgacagacaaaaaacccaagcaagGGTTTCTGGGATTTGAATAAACCTGGCCCTCTGAAaggttttgattatttttaaatgcatgtaGTCCTGTAACTTATATGCTTCAACAACATTTGGCCAGATGGGAGAAAAGTAAATACTAGTGTTAAAAACATCCATATATTTTCAGATAGCCAGCATttacatatacatattttaaatatttgtgctgGTTTTCATTCAGGTGTGAAATACTATGGGTGAGTACAGCTTGGAATGAAACACTGTGctaaagatacatttttttaaaggctggaAACATTTGAGAATAAAAGGTTTAGGGGATCCATTTGGATATATCCATGCTTTGATAATAAGAGTTGATAGGGTGAGAAAATCAGCTCTTACTGTATTTGGAATATAGTATGTTAACTTAATGTTTGTATCCATAACTAGTAACTTCACTTTTTTGCTAGTATCTAGCACAGAACTATAGTGTTCTCAGGTCTTGCTTGAGCAGCAAAAATAGAACTTGAATGACAGACTTGTTGCTGCTTGTAAAAGCACCAAATCTTGTCTTGAAGGGCTTTCACTGCGcactttttgctttcagtttgagttaaaattactttatgTTCCGGAAGAAGAGCATGGTGGTTCAATTACATAAAACAGACTTGACCTTCATTTATTACTTGCTGCTTATTTATACTTAGATCTAAATAGGATTTGAAGTTCACTTGTTAGCATTTTGTGATGTAAACAGTTGCTCCAGTGTAGTCATTGTAACTTGAACATGCTCATAAATTCTTGTTTTGT
This window harbors:
- the GTF2H5 gene encoding general transcription factor IIH subunit 5 produces the protein MVNVLKGVLVECDPAMKQFLLYLDESNALGKKFIIQDLDETHVFVLAELVNFLQERVGELMDQNSFPITQK